The DNA window TTTCGAGCAATGGGATATAGAAAAAATTGCCCGTTACGATGATGCAAAAAAAGCAGAATTACTCAATAACCCCGGTATTATTCGCAACAGGTTAAAAATAGCTGCAACCATCAGCAATGCGCAAGCATATTTGAAAATGCAGGAAAATGGCGAGGGTTTTTCTGAATTCATTTGGTCATTTACAGCGGGGAAGCCAATTGTCAATCATTTCAACAGTTTGAATGAGCTACCGGCTAAAACAACTCTTTCCGACAAAATGAGCAAAGCCCTAAAACAAAAAGGCTTTCGTTTTGTAGGCAGCACTATTTGTTATGCTTTTATGCAGGCGGCAGGTTTGGTGGATGATCATATGCTTTATTGCTGGAAACGCAGTACCAATCAATCAGGTTAACGCATTATTTAAATAAAAAACTTTAGTGTGTTTAAAACAAACTAAATTCAGCTTGTTTATATTATTGGATTCTACATTTAGCCATAATGATAAGTTACTACTTAAAAATTTTCTACAAAGCCATTAAGAAATTTCCGAGTGATGAACCTATGGAATATGCATCTTCTATAGGCTTCTATACTATTTTTTCGCTTCCCGCTATTTTGGTAATTGCAGTATATGTAGCAAGTGTAACCTATGAAGATGAACTTGTGCGGCAAAACTTAATGGAACAGATCCAGACCATAACAGGACCTCAAAGTGCGGTTGCAGTGGATAAAATATTAAGCAATGCCGGTACTATGGGCGATGATTTTTGGACCAAAGCTTTTGGGTTAGGTGTTTTAATATTTAGTGCCACTACTGTTTTTGTCTCTTTACAAGATGGGCTTAATAAAATATGGAGAATCAAAGCAAAGCCAAATAAAGAAGTAATTTCTTTTTTCATTAACAGACTATTGTCTTTAGCTATGGCCGTAAGTTTTGGGTTTTTGCTCCTGGTTACATTAGTCCTGGATACTGTAATTGCAATCCTTAACTCTTTTATTACAGACCTGCTTTCGGGGGCTGCTTTTTTCGTTATTACAGGTATTAATCTCTTATTTTCATTTGGTGTGATAACCGTGATGTTTGCTATAATTTTTAAAGTTTTGCCCGATGCGGTAATCAAATGGAAAGATGTATGGGCCGGAGCATTTGTTACTACCTTATTATTCACTATAGGTAAGTTTCTTATAGGATTTTATTTAGCCAATAGCCCTATTAGCACAACTTATGGTGCAGCTGGCTCCCTGGTATTATTGTTGGTCTGGGTGTATTACTCCTCTTTGATTGTGCTATTTGGAGCGGAATTCACATATACTCACGCATTGGAAAGAGGCCATAAAGTAATCCCTAAAAAACATGCAGTGGTAGTAAAAGAAACTGAAGGAAATACCAGTACTACTGAATGAAAGCTTATGAATTTGAAGTGCATGTTGAGTTATAGCTGGGGCAATTTATTGTGCTACCCAGCCACCATCTACAGTTAAGGCATGTCCGGTTACAAATGATGAGGCGTCAGAACAAAGCCAGATAATAGCTTCTGCCACTTCTTCAGGCTCGCCCATTCTACCAACAGGTTCCATATCTTCAAACTGCTTTTCTACTTCTTTGACTTTTCCGGTAAACCGGTCAATCATTGGTGTTTTGATAATTCCGGGACAAACGGAATTTACACTTATGCCCTGTTTGGCATATTCCGGGTTTAATTGCTGCCTTGCTTTACGCCCAGAGAATGGAATTCTTGACCATTAATCGTATAAGCTTTGTAATTTGCTGCATGCCAGCCATTGATCCATTTAAGATCTACATTTACATTGCCGGTAACAATAGAGTCTATTTGTCCGCCATGAACATAGGTGTCAACAGTGTTCACTACATTTACTTTTTGATTGCCGGGCAATATGCCTGCATTTTGTAGTACTATGACCCAAATACCAGCTCCAATAACAGCTAATATTGCTTTAAGTGATAGGTTGTTCTTGTCCATTGATTAAGCTATTTAATTCAAAAAAAATGTGGTAATATTCTTGTTTTTATGATATTTGATACACCTCCTGTATCTTTCTAAAGATAGAGTATTGAATCAATATCTCCACCAATAATACAGTAGCTTTATGTACTCATTGTTGACATTGATCATGTCCTGTTCATTTTGCCACCAATAGGGAGGATCGTGTCTGCGTATATGTCCCCGCACTATAGTTTTTATACCCCGGTCTTTGAATTTTTCTTTAAAAGTTTGCTGAATTCTGCGCGTATGAAAAGCACTGCTTACAATGATCACTGTTTTAAATCCCTGCTTTTGGCAGTAATCCAAAATGGCTGCTGATTCTTCAAAAGTGCTGCTCCCTTCAGGCAATATTTTAACATGCTGTTCGGGTATTTGCATGCTGTGGATCAAAAAATGTTTGATCAGCTCAGATTCTTTGTAATTAAATCCCAGTGCACGAAGGTCTTGCGGTACCACTGAGCCCATGCAAATAATAGTATCGGAGTAGCCCTGAAAATAAATATCCATTGCTGCCATACCGCGTTCGAATGGCCCTCCGGACAACACAAAAATAGCATCGGATTTTTCTAAGGGATCTTCGGCAATCAGGTAATTGCCGGTAGCATAAAGAATTTGAAATTTGAAAAGGTAAGCAGATAGAGGCAACAGGCTTATAAACAGAATTGCTATAAGTCCTTTCTTTTTCATGTGTTAAAAATTTTTCTGCGAGTACCAAAAATGCAGAAAAAATTTTGCACACATGCCTGCCCGAACTGGGACAGGCGGGGAACCGCTTCGCTCTCACATGAATTTATTTTAGTCATCCTCATGTGTGAAGTTTTTGATTAAAAAAATTCATGTTCGTTTCATTTTAGTGACGAATTTCGAAATTGCTGAAATCTTCAGAAGCTTTATCCAGATTTTCTATAGTCACATTTTCCACTTCGGCATTTTCCGGCCCTTGTTTGCACCACTCTATCAACTGAT is part of the Chitinophagales bacterium genome and encodes:
- a CDS encoding DNA-3-methyladenine glycosylase I — its product is MPEEKPRCEWCLKDQLYRDYHDKEWGIPQYDNKKLFELLILEGAQAGLSWHTVLKKRESYRQAFEQWDIEKIARYDDAKKAELLNNPGIIRNRLKIAATISNAQAYLKMQENGEGFSEFIWSFTAGKPIVNHFNSLNELPAKTTLSDKMSKALKQKGFRFVGSTICYAFMQAAGLVDDHMLYCWKRSTNQSG
- a CDS encoding YihY/virulence factor BrkB family protein, which codes for MISYYLKIFYKAIKKFPSDEPMEYASSIGFYTIFSLPAILVIAVYVASVTYEDELVRQNLMEQIQTITGPQSAVAVDKILSNAGTMGDDFWTKAFGLGVLIFSATTVFVSLQDGLNKIWRIKAKPNKEVISFFINRLLSLAMAVSFGFLLLVTLVLDTVIAILNSFITDLLSGAAFFVITGINLLFSFGVITVMFAIIFKVLPDAVIKWKDVWAGAFVTTLLFTIGKFLIGFYLANSPISTTYGAAGSLVLLLVWVYYSSLIVLFGAEFTYTHALERGHKVIPKKHAVVVKETEGNTSTTE
- a CDS encoding SDR family oxidoreductase encodes the protein MPFSGRKARQQLNPEYAKQGISVNSVCPGIIKTPMIDRFTGKVKEVEKQFEDMEPVGRMGEPEEVAEAIIWLCSDASSFVTGHALTVDGGWVAQ
- a CDS encoding YdcF family protein, coding for MKKKGLIAILFISLLPLSAYLFKFQILYATGNYLIAEDPLEKSDAIFVLSGGPFERGMAAMDIYFQGYSDTIICMGSVVPQDLRALGFNYKESELIKHFLIHSMQIPEQHVKILPEGSSTFEESAAILDYCQKQGFKTVIIVSSAFHTRRIQQTFKEKFKDRGIKTIVRGHIRRHDPPYWWQNEQDMINVNNEYIKLLYYWWRY